The DNA sequence ATAatttattatcaatcctcatagTCATCATTATTCAACCCCAcatcataaatcaatatcatcGTTCATCAAAATCATaacaatcatcaaaatcatcatacatcaacaattatcaacaaccaattcaatcctattttaaggtctactagcctaagtgtccaaaaatattatatattacataaaaaaatcgAAATCATACCTTAGTCGATTTTCAATATGTACAATACACTAAAATTTGGATTCTCCAACTCAAATCCAATGCTTCCAAATAGTCAAAAtaactccaacaagcatcaataatcaaactaacatcatatatttcatcaaaatcaatacctaATATTCACAATATACCAAACTACAAGAGTTTTTGAGAAACCTCACCTTGTCCATAGAAATTGGGAATAGAACCCAACAATTTCTCACTAATAGTTAGTAcctaaataatcaaaatacaaaaatttactcaaaactcaaacctaaattttcaaatttcttaggaCTGCATAATAGAGAAGAAATTTCAAAATCTACCAACAAAAGTTAAATGAAACTAATGAGCTTGTTGAGAGCTTCACGTAGCTGCAAACTGTTcgcaaatcggagcaccgtaACTCAAGTAATGAGCAAAAGAGTGGGAAAGTGAATAGtattctttccctcttctctaaCCCTACCAACTGCTGTGTGTGTTGAGTTATGAAGTGTGAAGTGGCTGAAATGGCCTTTAATGAGagtatttatatgttgggcttagaCTCAATTTGGGCCCGGTCTAACGGATTTTTTACccatttggcccaattttggaccaaaccTTTAGAATTTGTGTCcaattttcaactttaattatttttcgaaatttttctatagtttttactGTTCTCACACAGTACCGGACATAATTAAGCCGGTACTATCGGCTAATTTATCGGTATGCATTTTTACgcaattttttacaaaaaattatattttccaactcagaaaaatctattgagtccaaatatcatatttaaattttctaattaatattataaatttttgaaacttattttgggcaattaaattattttatttaagcgGTTAATTAATTTGCGGTTCTTACACCGTGTCGTCGAACCCAACCTCCCTCAGATATGAGACGATGGTGTCGGGTGGTGGAAGCATGTGACTCACTTGCTAGGGCATAAGTAAGTGAGGCCtctgacaaaaaataaaaatatcacaattattaaaatttgtataGATCCATCGACATATCAAACTGACTTAACTATTGTATACATTTGTTCAATAGAAATTTATACGTATGTACTAACTTAATTTATGTCGATACAAATTTTTACGTTGACATGGACTTACTTAACTAATAGATATTTTCTCAATAcgttaagtaaaataaaaatatacagcaaagtaattaataatctaattatcaAACTTTAACTTAATAATCTAATtacagtaaataaaatattttttaatttatttaaataaaaaaatttaaataattaataatctaattatcaAACTTTAACTTAATAATCTAATTATCAAATTTAGATAGTTAATAACTaagttaagaaaataaaaaacaagtaaCAAATAAACTAACTTCAACCGTTTGAAAAATATCTACCTCAACATTTAATATCTAAGTTAATAATTATGTGGTTAAcaacttaattacaaaaaaataataaccaTATTTTTAGAATTATTCCCTAACAGGCCCTAATTGCTAATGATACAAATTGTATTCTAGTTTCTGACAAGTATCCTAAAAATGGATATACATATATGGGATAATATAAATGTAAAGATAATAAATCTAACCGTAAAGTCGGCGCCCCCAGCATAGTGTCATGTGGTGTTCACACTATTGATGTCCGGATCACGTGCATTTGCACGGGTCATCTTCGTCTTACTCGATAATATGGTCAGAAAGGgatagaaaaaagaagaaagtggAGGAAAAGTTCGAAATGGGGCCTAGATCAAGGTTGTAAATGACATCTATATATAGACGTGACCCAgtcttatcttgtttacactataaacgagatatacacatatcacgcgcactgtcttatctcgtttatagtgtaaactgtaaacgagataagtcttatgtattttaaaatttatttattttagtaaattaaatatattttaaatttatttaaataaaaaatttagcaaaattttggtgtcaaaattaaaaattttagtgttattattaaaaaaatttagtgttatttttctacaaaattcaaaactcctttttttttcatcatcatcatcattatcatcatcatcatctttttggtACCATGTAACTCAAAATTACTCTtcatcctcctcttcttcttctccatcatcatcgtcatcttctTCGTTTCTCATTTTTATcttctcctttttattttaccttcttataattcttcttattttatactcTTAACAAGagtaaaaaccagaaaaaaatcaaacaaaaaagaaaaagaaacacataatgctgcaaaatcatccgaaagaggaggagaaaaggaaaaaaatgtagCAACAATAACAGCAATAAAAGAACGACAATGAGGAGAAAACACGCAAAAAAGAATAAGGAACACAGAAGACGAATGGTGAGTTAGAGAATATAGACACGCTCTCACTAACGAAACTGATTTTTGGATGATTTTGACCAACTTAATTGGATTTGGTTACTAAAAGACTTAGATGTATAGTAAAACTGTAAAATATAATGTTTAGCATTTAAGATTTAGTGTCTATTAGACTACATTTGAAAGGGAGATGAAgattaaggtagcgtttgttttgaggtattgggaTAGGGATTGAGAGATTGAAACTAGTATTATATTTGTTGACCCAGAGATtggtattaaaatttcagtttctattcccaaaattttagtatttcggTACTTCCAAAAAGTGGGGACAtaggagactgaaatttttgaggaaagagactgaaactttaataacattttatacctaaaataacttcattttaattaattaattctagctttatcctttgtgcaaattaaattagagtttcattcttatttcagtctctatctcccactttacaccaaacacaatattaAGACTTATTTCAATCTCTTCTCTCAATTTCTGTCTTTCAATCTCAGTCTCTTAGGTTGCGTTTGTTTGATGGAACACAAACACTAATTCATAGATACGGTGGTATACGTCCACCGTTTGTTTGCTAAGACacagatttttgaaaaacacGGTGACACACAAACATACATAAAATACATGTATTTGGTGTCCTTTTCAAAACACTACTtagcgtttggtagagagacagagaccgaaagattgagattgagagacagagaccgaaataaattttagtattttgtttgatacaaagtgagagacagaaattgaaacaagaataaaattctaatctaatttgcacaaaggataaaattagaattaattaattaaaatgagggtatcttaggtataaaatgttattaaaatttcagtttcgtctctaaaaatttcagtcccctgtgtccctattttttggaggtactgaaatactgaaattttagagacagagacagaaattttagtaccagttttTGAggcaacaaacatgatactgtatCTTAGTCTCCCAGTCTCTCGAAACAAACACTACTAGTACTGAGAAACAGATACTAAATTAAGTCTCTATATTGTATTTgtgataaaatatattaaattgggTTATATTTcaatattatgtttaatttaagataaatataaaaattaaaaaataaatttaaattttgaaaaattaattaaaaatatatttttttaaaaaaatattattaaaattttaattttaatttctaaaaattttaattttctgtcagtAAAGAAGCTGAAATTTTAAATCccaatactaaaattaattttactcctaccaaaacaaacgctaccttatttAATAAAAGTTCTCGTTATGCGAAGTACATTCCTTCCTTCGGCTGTCATTAACCATGTCTTTTTGTTTTCAATATTGGATATTGTGTTGGGGTGAAACAACTGTGGGCCTAAATTATGGGTTTCTGTCATTTTTGGACGAAAATCCGGACGTTAAGCTGAAAACTTATAATGACCAAAACTACCCAAAAATATCATCGACCTTGACAAAAACAAAACCGTTGATTAAAAACAATTTTGCATAAGAATATAAGTGTAAACTGAAAAAATAAATGGGTCGATAAATAATCAAGTCATATTAATTTATGGCGTAAATTGTACTATATTTGTGACAATAAAATTTACTTTATTAAATACGAAAAAGAAAATTTACTTTATTTACTTGTATAAAGGGATCAAAATGCAAAAATGGGCCTAACTCGAGAGACACATTTTTCTCATAATAATTTGTAGTTTAGTTCTATAAATATAATAAGCAATCTTAATAATTAAGTATTttaaaaaagtagtagtattttGCAAAGCATTAAGTTGTAAAACTGACATTTAATATGAACGTTTTAATTTCGATTTGATATATTTGTATTTTGTTCCTTCCAAAAAGAAACATAGCATTGAATAAAGAATTTTCGTCTGAAGAGAAAAGAAAGTAACCaagtattttattttgattaaagaGTTTTGGAAGATGAGATTCACGTGGGCCTACGCTCTTAGCATCACAGTTGTGGTTCTCATTGTTGCATCTGCTGTTGCTTCTTGTTTCACTTCTCCAGTTGAAAAGGTTCATCTTCCCGCTTCTTCTTCTGTTCTTTGGATTTAGCTATCATGAAAAACTATCCAACAATTCTGGGTACATAGAAAGTTTAAACCTTTTCACTCTTTGTTCTGCAGCTTTTGAAAGATTTCTTGATATGGGTTGATCGTGATCTTGGGCCATGGGGTCCACTTGCTCTGTAAGTCAAGTTTATGTTTATCTTCGTTTCGTGAATGAATTTATGCAGCTCATCATGTTTTCTTTGCTGATTCTCATCTCAGGGTAGCTGCTTACGTTCCCTTAACTATCTTGTCTGTTCCACCTTCTGTGCTAACTGTAAGAATCTTTGCTACCTTCACATTATAAACATTTTAAGAAATTGGAACAAGGAATGTCAAAAAAGATGCTTCAGTCACCATGCTTGATATTCAGGTTGGTGGTGGGTATCTCTTTGGGTTTACAATAGGCTTTCTTGCTGACTCTATTGGTGCAACAATTGGTGCTGCAGTTGCGTTTCTTCTTGGTAGAACAGTAAGTTTTCAATTTTTTGCATTTAGTAGTATCTTGATTAGTTCAAGATTCAGTTGCTCtttaatttgtttcttttattcgtATATTTATCCTATCCACTTGTGCAGGTTGGGAATTCACTAGTTATCTCTAGGTTGAATGATTATCCCAAGTTTAGAAATGTGGCAATAGCAATTCAAAGATCTGGCTTTAAGGTTTGTGGACTGCAAGTTTTTAATATCATGAATTAACAGTGTTCTTAAGGTTTTTATTCATGCTTAGTGTATTCTGTATACAGATTGTGTTACTTCTTAGGCTTGTACCATGGCTACCATTTGGCATGCTAAATTACCTGCTCTCTGTGACTCCTGTTTCATTAGGGGAATACACACTAGCTTCCTGGTTAGGAATGATGGTAACTTCTTCACCCCTGATCCATAGACATACTCTTGCAATGAAGTTTTGGATACTATAGTCGAAACATAGCATTATGTTGTTTGCAAACCTGCATTGGTAAATTTCATATATGAATAAGTTCATCTGCATTAGTTCTGACTTTGTTCGCAAATAAACTGAGGTTTAGGCATTCTTAACTTCATATAGTAGATGGTATTCTGGTTAAGCAGTAtattaaaacatttaataattttaattgttaCCATTGCAGCCATTAACACTGGCACTTGTATATGTTGGAACAACCCTGAAGGATATATCTGATGTCACGCATGGTTGGGGTGCGTTATCAAAGACTCATTGGGTAAGACATGCTGTGCTTTAGCCTTCAAAGgattgttttttcttgcttcatatTTTTCTTATTGATGAATGTCTAAGTTTCCTTAGAAGCTGAAATCTTTCAACATTCTATACTGGATCAAATAGATGGCTATTTACCTCATAGTCATACTATCAATTTCAATACTTATAACATAtgcctctttctttctcttttgtttgCAGGCTCTCATCATATTAAGCCTTGTAATATCTGGTAAGTTACATCGTTACCCAACTTAAATAAAGATTATGAAGGTTTATGTTTGAGTTGTTTTGAGTTTCCAACAGTGTTTTTTTGGGGCTCTGATAAGTTCTGTCAGGAATGAAGCATTTAATTACATGGTACAAATAGCAAtgaagcatttgattagaggatcTGTAGTTAACTATATAGATCACAATGAATACATTTCTTGAGCTTGGAAAAGCAATAGTTGataagaggaagaatagttttattAATACTCCTATTTGGGCTGTGTGCAGTGATTCTGATGATATGTGTTACCAGAGTAGCCAAGTCAGCTTTAGATAAAGCCTTAGCTGAATGTGAAGAGAATCAAGATATAGACATAGAAGGCACCGGTACCTTGCAACAGTTAGCCGCTGATTCATCTGCAGATCTTAATCAGCCTCTCATAATATCAGATCAGGCCAATGGCAATCAACAGAAGTAAAATCTGTGCATAAATTCTTTCAAAGTTTATTATTtactttctcctttttcttttcacaattttttggtgttggctaattgttctacttgtaaATTTCAACAATAGTAATGCAGGATGTTACATAAATGCTTAATAATATAATCAAGATGAGGATATTTCATATAATCTGATTCTTTCTGTTTGTACTTTTTCCCATGAGTTGTCAAGCAAATTCTTTTAACTGTATATTTCTCAagacaataaataataataatgaaaaactgTAGATAAATAATGTTCATCTTTGTAATGTTAAAATGACAGAATTTGAACATTTTTGTCAAGAGACAGCAACTAACACTAACCAGTAACCACATTATGGTTACGTTCCATCCAACACAATAGAATgaagtgtaaaaaaaaaaataaatgaataaaatcacACACAAAAAAGGAAAACATTTCTTATTCAGGGCAAGGTTATTTATATATTCATCTTAAATTGAACCAAAAGCAACCCATTATGATTTATTGATAAAGATGAGACCTAATCATGAATCTTTGAATGCCCTTTGTCAATTTTATTGGTGACAACAGGGCCATAGCTAGCTCACTTTTATTCCACAGAAACAAAGGGAAAAAGGGCCACCCCATAAGCAATTTTATAAAATAACCGCTACAACATTACTTTTCTGCTTTCCAATTGCTGAATCTTGGGGTTTAAGGGACCCTACCAATTCCTTGATGGAAGGGCTAAACAATATTCTTGTCATTTTGAGACTTCTAAAGTGATACTCTGTACATTCTATTTTATCTCATTTTATGATCATACATCCTCACAACACTCACCATGCCCTTTTGAGTGAGCCACAAGAAAGCCTATAACTGCTAGATTCACCAAAGAACTCAGCTTTATTACAAATACCATAGTTCTTGGAAACTGATGACAAAGAACAAGAAGCAGGTCAGGTCCATCATGGACAAAGTGCAAGGATTTCGCCTTGTATCTTGCGGCGGCTGCTTTGACAGCTGTCGTGACCATACTCGAGGCTCTCGAACCGGGACAAGGATATGGAACTTTAGTGATAAGCCAGTGGAGCTGCAAATAAGGGTGGGATCAATACTAAAGAAGATTCACACATTGAAGCCAGGATCATCCAAGAGAATGAAGTGTAGAAGCATATATAAGGCATATATGCCTAGTGGTGGGAATGGTGGCAGCTTGAAGAACTTGTTGTATCACTATGATGAAATTTGTCACCCTTATATTTGGATCCATGACACAGGCTGTGATTCCTTGAGGATGGGGAAACAACAGTACATTAGTCTTGAGGATCTCAGGGATTCTTCTGATATCAGAATCTTCAGGGATCATCAGAGAGGCTGCGTATCGGTTCGCAAAAGAACAAGGCCAGATTTGTGCTGATTCTGAATTTGAATCCGGGTTGTGTTCTGAAAGTTTGAGTTTTGCAATGATTTGGAAGTGACATTTTCTGTTTCTTTGGCTTTTGATATTAATCCTAtgtctctcttcttttttcttcctttgaTAAGTGGTGTTTTATTGCATAATGAAAATTGTTCATAACACAATTAGATAGGCTGAGTGAGATGATGATGTAGCAGATAGCAGTAAattgttcttttcttttgtttttgttcttctctgaaatatgtgctCCTAAGAGATTATGATAAATTGATAATCAACAAAAGCTCTTCATTCTTGAAATGCTACATCATAGtaaattattaatcaataaaaATGTATCTAAATGTCAAATTATAATATGGGAATGCCTATTATAATAACTATCAATTTTGTTTGTATTTCAAAAAACTTAAGCTGATAGTCTTCTCTTTAAGCAAAAGTCTTTttgaatttgtttgatttttacatgggttttttttttctctttttatttatcttatactatttttttatttttaaaatttaataagaaTCGAACTCTAAATCTTTCAAACATAAAACTTTAATATCATATCATGATAGTATTTatcctaaaaatttaaactaataagagAAAACAATATGAATGAATAACACtccttaaataataattttttttgtttgcttaatttttttgaataagtatttttttttatttgtcttatactATTTTTTTGGTATGCTATccctataattatatattactactaTTTAAGAGCATAAAATTATTTTGCTTTCACATTGCgaatctaataaaaaattaaatctcataTAATAATGTACTTAGGCACATCAAGAAAATGGTGCAATAAAATTGAGTCAATGTGCCCATAACCCATGATGAATGGACTTAACTAGGAGtactaataaaacaaaatattgatcaattaatttattaatttactttatctaaaatattttcatatatattcatataaaaaattattatttttagaatttaaactAACGAATATTGTTTCAAACCGCACCTATTGTATGGTTCCAACTTCCAACAATAGAAGTAGTAGTAGTTAATGGCAGGaaaacaagtaaaactaaaataaaataaaatggaatAACACGATAATTGGATTTTTGTgaattttgtaataaatttttagataattttgTAATAGACTTATAATTAAAAGaaactaaataaatttttaaaagactcGAACAATATTacaaatatctaaaaaattataactcTAGACATAAATATCTAAAAAGTACTAAATAATATTTCATCTTATAAATTATAATGTTTATATGtcttaaaatatgaataatactgtaaaaaaaattattaattaaatttaattaagataatttaatataataaaaaataattaaaattattattttaaattttactattaaatttaattcataaaaagATTTAGACATGTAACATTGTTCCTAAAATATTATAATGCTACACACAATTATTCTAGAACAATCGCACTCTAATTTTTCTGAAATCAGCTGTTACAAATGGACGACTCTTCATTCTTCAAGACTTGCTTGCTACTTTTCTATTTTGACCTATAAATGACTAAATGTAGAAGTCAAGaatttatttttgtatgaaaaatataaaatatataaatggcTAAACTAAAATGGGAAAGGTAATGGAATATGGTTTACTGAAGAAAGAAAAATGTCAAagcattgaaattgaaatttgtaaGAATCATCGGATCCGGAGCTgagattcatcatcatcatcttcttcttcttcttcttcaagaatgGGAATCTCTTGGAGCAACACCAACAGTAACAgtaacagaagaagaagaaacaattaCCCACCTCCTTTTCCTCCTCCGTACTACTACTCTTCTGATGCTCATCCTCCGCAGCTTCCACCGCCGCCGCCGCCTTCTCAGCCCCCACCGCCGCAAGGCTATTACTTTCCCCCAACCAACCCTTCCACCACTCCCTACGTCGGTACCCATCCTCTGCCTCCTGCTCCTCCTCCTCAGACCCATTCCTTCTATTATTCAAATGGCTACGCCACCCCTACCACCGCCGCCGCCACCACCAACGCTCCTAACTATGCCAATCGCCTTCACTACCACCCTTACTATGCAAATCAGGGTGCTCCCGCCTGGGCCCCTGTTCGCCCCCCCGTTGCTGCTGCCGCCGCCGCAGCTCCACCGCCCTATGTCGACCATCAAACCACTAAGAAGATTAGGAACGACGTGAACTTGCATAAAGATACTTTGCGCCTGGAGATTGACGAGCTCAACCCTGATCACCACTTGGTTTCTTTCGTTTTTGATGCCCTCTTTGATGGCAGGTACAACCCTATATTTTTCCCTATTCGATTCACTACTTCATTATTATGCCTTGCAATCTTCTTAGgcttttgtatatatttgttaAGATCTGTTGGCTATGAAACTAGTACTAAGAGCTTTTTGTGTTTGTAACCTGAGGTATTGGACTGGAAGAGAGGGAAGGGGAGGGTTTGAAGTTTGAACTGTAATCATAAATTTAACTCACAAACGCACCCTTAATGGCCCTTTGGGCAACAATTCCTATTGCAACAAATTTGAAGTCTATTAAAATAATCTGCCTACTTTTCATTCCTTTCTCTGAGATTTTCATCTGTGCTTGAACTCTAAAGAGCACATTGAATCATGATTGATTTAACTTATAGCTCATGCTGGAGAATTGAGGCAACTGGTTGGTGTTTATCTTATTGGTGCTGCATACATTACAtgatttgagttataatttttttactgttTGTAAGCTTGCTGCTTGAGTTATAATTGTCATTGATATAATTATTGGTCGGATTAACTAAAAACGTGTTTTGCTTTGTTTTGTTAACATTGATCCAAGAAATCTTTGCATTTTTGCTGTTGAGGTCGAAAGTTAGTACATGAACAATTTGCTTATGTATGGACCATCATATATGTGAAGGACTAAATGACAACATTCACATAATGACTCTGCATTGCATATGCTTTGATTAAGAGCAATTTATTTGACAATATTGCATTCATTGGTTTTTCAAACAAATTTACATGCCGATGAACACATTATTTGACAGTAAAATATATGGGCTATTAGAACTGCTATCAATTTGATTAATTACTTTGATATGATTGTACTTAGAATAGAATGTTAAATTCGAATGCATATCAATTTTGTATGATACTTTCATTTGTCTAACCTCAATTCTTCTTTCATTTATAATTGGCAGATTTACTATCTACTACTtagccaaagaagaagaaaagtgtaGGTTTATTCCACTATATCCCGATGCATTTGCGCCGATCTCATTCCCCTTTCAAAAGGGAGTTGGCCAGAAATTTTGTCAGCCTCCTGGAACGGGCATTGACCTTGGTTTCTTTGAGTTAGAGGATCTTGCAAAGCCCTCACCTGAAGAGGATCTGTTTCCCCTTGTAATATGTGCTGAAACAAGTATGAGAACTTCAGAAGATGAAACTTCTGATGGTTCCACAATTGATGCATCTCCTCACATGCAAATAACTCAAGCTGTCTTAGTGAAAAGCAACGGTATTGGTCCTTTCGAGGTAAAAGTAATTAGGCAGATTCTCTGGATTGATGGAGTTCGTTATGAGTTGAGAGAGTTATATGGAATAGGAAGTGGCTCAACAGCTGCAGATTTTGATGATAATGATCCTGGGAAGGAGTGTGTAATATGCATGACCGAACCAAAGGACACTGCTGTCTTACCTTGCCGACATATGGTATGATTTCATGTCCAACCTACTGCTGATACTCAGTTTCTTGGAAAAAGTACATCTTAAGCATTTGTATGGATATGATGTATGAGGGATGATGGTTCATGAACACAAACCTTACCATTGTTTGCATGTTGAAAAGAAAAATCTCTTGTGGAAAATCAAGATCATTCTTGATGTTTCAGTATTTCTAGAAGACTAAATTGGTTGCTGGTGATCTTATAGGCTCATAACCTCAATTTCATATATATCTTATTGCCATCTGATCATCTGTGTTATTTAAAATCGTATAACACTGTATTACAGAAGTTTATCTCTAATGCTTCTCTTTCTTCCCAGCATCAGGGTATGTAGACTGTAGTAATTGTTTGGTAGAAATCCATACATACTGATACAGTGGTTATTCCACATCACCatgtttatattttgttttaaatattcaTTTTGCTATATTATTCATTATTCCACATCATATGACATATGTTGTATTTTACCAGTGTATGTGCAGCGAGTGTGCAAAAGCATTACGGCTTCAATCCAATAAGTGCCCAATATGCCGCCAACCTATTGAGGAGCTCATGGAAATCAAGATAAACAATGATGACAAATGACATCTTTCTCTTCAATGTGAAGTTGAATTGCATGGTATTTTTATCATAATATATATAGTATTATGAATTGCAGTCAGGTAATATAtagttcttttttttcttttttcttatttgtaaATTGCGGTCAATAATCTGTTCATAGTTCATATGTAATTCCATGAAAAGGAAGTTAGATAATATGTGATTTTCCCGTCATTGAGAATATTGTTCATGCCATCGTGTTTTC is a window from the Arachis hypogaea cultivar Tifrunner chromosome 1, arahy.Tifrunner.gnm2.J5K5, whole genome shotgun sequence genome containing:
- the LOC112705484 gene encoding uncharacterized protein isoform X1 — translated: MRFTWAYALSITVVVLIVASAVASCFTSPVEKLLKDFLIWVDRDLGPWGPLALVAAYVPLTILSVPPSVLTVGGGYLFGFTIGFLADSIGATIGAAVAFLLGRTVGNSLVISRLNDYPKFRNVAIAIQRSGFKIVLLLRLVPWLPFGMLNYLLSVTPVSLGEYTLASWLGMMPLTLALVYVGTTLKDISDVTHGWGALSKTHWALIILSLVISVILMICVTRVAKSALDKALAECEENQDIDIEGTGTLQQLAADSSADLNQPLIISDQANGNQQK
- the LOC112705484 gene encoding uncharacterized protein isoform X2 — its product is MGSTCSGSCLRSLNYLVCSTFCANFTMLDIQVGGGYLFGFTIGFLADSIGATIGAAVAFLLGRTVGNSLVISRLNDYPKFRNVAIAIQRSGFKIVLLLRLVPWLPFGMLNYLLSVTPVSLGEYTLASWLGMMPLTLALVYVGTTLKDISDVTHGWGALSKTHWALIILSLVISVILMICVTRVAKSALDKALAECEENQDIDIEGTGTLQQLAADSSADLNQPLIISDQANGNQQK
- the LOC112705498 gene encoding uncharacterized protein; the protein is MTKNKKQVRSIMDKVQGFRLVSCGGCFDSCRDHTRGSRTGTRIWNFSDKPVELQIRVGSILKKIHTLKPGSSKRMKCRSIYKAYMPSGGNGGSLKNLLYHYDEICHPYIWIHDTGCDSLRMGKQQYISLEDLRDSSDIRIFRDHQRGCVSVRKRTRPDLC
- the LOC112705475 gene encoding probable E3 ubiquitin-protein ligase LUL4, which produces MGISWSNTNSNSNRRRRNNYPPPFPPPYYYSSDAHPPQLPPPPPPSQPPPPQGYYFPPTNPSTTPYVGTHPLPPAPPPQTHSFYYSNGYATPTTAAATTNAPNYANRLHYHPYYANQGAPAWAPVRPPVAAAAAAAPPPYVDHQTTKKIRNDVNLHKDTLRLEIDELNPDHHLVSFVFDALFDGRFTIYYLAKEEEKCRFIPLYPDAFAPISFPFQKGVGQKFCQPPGTGIDLGFFELEDLAKPSPEEDLFPLVICAETSMRTSEDETSDGSTIDASPHMQITQAVLVKSNGIGPFEVKVIRQILWIDGVRYELRELYGIGSGSTAADFDDNDPGKECVICMTEPKDTAVLPCRHMCMCSECAKALRLQSNKCPICRQPIEELMEIKINNDDK